One part of the Lycium ferocissimum isolate CSIRO_LF1 chromosome 8, AGI_CSIRO_Lferr_CH_V1, whole genome shotgun sequence genome encodes these proteins:
- the LOC132067106 gene encoding uncharacterized mitochondrial protein AtMg00860-like: MDSPVALDFPTESKEKHERHLRIVFWLLREKDLFAIFLKCEFWLDSVALLGHVVSMDGIMVDPKNIEAVKDWVRPTTVTEIHSFVGLASYFCRFVKGFVSIASHLTRLTQKEVPFWWSNSCEEKFQKIKTLLTTTSILALLVEGKDFSSYCSASCVDVDTMLM; encoded by the exons ATGGATTCACCCGTGGCCTTGGATTTTCCAACGGAG AGTAAAGAGAAGCATGAGCGCCATTTAAGGATTGTCTTTTGGTTACTGAGAGAGAAAGACCTTTTTGCCatatttttgaaatgtgagttctggcttgATTCAGTGGCATTATTGGGCCATGTGGTGTCAATGGacgggatcatggttgatcccaagaatATTGAGGCCGTTAAAGATTGGGTGAGACCCACTACTGTGACAGAGATTCATAGCTTTGTTGGTTTGGCTAGTTACTTCTGTCGGTTCGTGAAAGGGTTTGTTTCAATTGCTTCTCAcctgaccagattgactcagaaggaagTTCCTTTCTGGTGGTCCAATTCTTGTGAAGAGAAATTCCAAAAAATTAAGACCTTATTGACCACGACCTCGATTTTGGCACTActcgtggagggtaaggatttctccAGTTATTGTAGTGCGTCCTGTGTTGATGTGGACACTATGTTGATGTAA